The following coding sequences lie in one Dehalobacter sp. genomic window:
- a CDS encoding helix-turn-helix domain-containing protein: protein MKKAENNITTFEELLDNKYGKRGTPKREEWEQQFEVFRLGALLEDARLKMGLTQEELAKRCGTNKSYISRIENNASDIRLSTLMKIIRKGFGGHLTLSLQLD, encoded by the coding sequence ATGAAAAAGGCAGAAAATAACATAACAACTTTCGAGGAACTTCTCGACAATAAATACGGTAAAAGAGGTACCCCAAAACGTGAAGAATGGGAACAGCAGTTTGAAGTCTTCAGGCTCGGTGCGCTACTTGAAGATGCCAGGCTTAAAATGGGACTTACTCAAGAAGAGCTTGCCAAGAGATGTGGGACCAACAAATCGTATATCTCAAGGATTGAGAATAATGCTTCAGACATAAGGTTATCAACCTTGATGAAGATTATTCGTAAGGGGTTTGGGGGGCATTTAACACTTTCACTGCAACTTGACTAA
- a CDS encoding type II toxin-antitoxin system RelE/ParE family toxin, which yields MAFERQIIFYKRYFLDFYEEQPDDVQSKIEWTLGLIKVTLHVPEKHFKHMEGTKGLYEIRVEVGNNIYRIFSFFDHGNIVVVGNAYIKKTQKTPKKEIERALRIMEEYKNEKGRK from the coding sequence ATGGCTTTTGAAAGACAAATTATCTTCTATAAGAGATATTTTCTGGATTTCTATGAAGAACAACCAGATGATGTTCAATCAAAAATTGAATGGACACTGGGATTAATCAAGGTAACGCTTCATGTTCCGGAAAAGCATTTTAAACACATGGAGGGTACCAAAGGTCTTTATGAAATTAGAGTTGAGGTAGGCAATAACATATATAGAATCTTTTCATTCTTTGATCACGGTAATATTGTAGTAGTCGGGAATGCATACATAAAGAAAACACAGAAGACACCTAAGAAAGAGATTGAAAGAGCTTTAAGAATTATGGAGGAGTACAAAAATGAAAAAGGCAGAAAATAA